A stretch of the Opisthocomus hoazin isolate bOpiHoa1 chromosome 2, bOpiHoa1.hap1, whole genome shotgun sequence genome encodes the following:
- the CRIPT gene encoding cysteine-rich PDZ-binding protein yields the protein MVCEKCEKKLGRVITPDTWKDGARNTTESGGRKLNENKALTSKKARFDPYGKNKFAICRICKSSVHQPGSHYCQGCAYKKGICSMCGKKVLDTKNYKQTSV from the exons ATGGTGTGTGAGAAGT GCGAGAAGAAGCTCGGTAGGGTAATCACTCCCGACACGTGGAAAGATGGCGCAAGAAACACGACAG aAAGCGGTGGCCGCAAGTTAAATGAAAACAAGGCATTGACCTCGAAGAAGGCAAG gtttgaTCCTTATGGAAAGAACAAATTTGCAATATGTCGGATTTGTAAGAGCTCTGTCCATCAGCCAGGGTCTCACTATTGTCAAGGATGTGCCTACAAAAAAG GCATCTGCTCAATGTGTGGCAAGAAGGTCTTGGATACAAAGAACTACAAGCAAACTTCTGTCTAA